In the genome of Desulfovibrio desulfuricans, one region contains:
- a CDS encoding GlcG/HbpS family heme-binding protein, which produces MRRILPFFLALLLVACNVYASPPTKQLPGDLTLAEAQTVVNAALAFSVKQGIPMNIAVVDAGGNLKAFAREDGAFLGSIDIAQKKAITARYFNMSTAQLGAAAQPGKELFGIEVTNRGLVIFGGGELLVRNGVIVGAVGVSGGSVAEDTAVSKAGAAALK; this is translated from the coding sequence GTGCGCCGAATCCTGCCGTTTTTTCTTGCTTTACTACTGGTTGCCTGCAACGTTTACGCCTCCCCGCCCACCAAACAACTTCCCGGCGATCTTACCCTGGCCGAAGCGCAGACTGTGGTTAACGCAGCTCTGGCCTTTTCCGTCAAGCAGGGCATTCCCATGAACATCGCCGTAGTGGATGCCGGGGGCAACCTCAAAGCCTTTGCCCGCGAGGACGGGGCCTTCCTTGGCAGCATAGACATTGCGCAAAAGAAGGCCATAACCGCCCGGTATTTCAACATGTCCACTGCCCAGCTCGGCGCTGCCGCCCAGCCGGGCAAGGAACTTTTTGGCATTGAAGTCACCAATCGAGGCCTCGTCATCTTTGGCGGCGGCGAGCTGCTGGTCCGCAATGGGGTCATTGTCGGGGCCGTAGGCGTGAGCGGCGGCAGCGTGGCTGAAGACACCGCCGTTTCAAAGGCTGGCGCAGCTGCGCTCAAGTAA
- the rplU gene encoding 50S ribosomal protein L21, whose amino-acid sequence MYAIIETGGKQYRVEEGSKVVVEKLAVQTGSEISLDKVLMVGGAECKVGAPYLAGAAVTAEVVDHGRGPKIKVFKRWRRNDSRKMRGHRQDYTTIRVKSINA is encoded by the coding sequence ATGTACGCGATTATCGAGACCGGCGGAAAACAGTACCGCGTCGAAGAAGGTTCCAAAGTAGTTGTGGAAAAGCTTGCGGTGCAGACCGGAAGCGAAATTTCCCTGGACAAGGTGCTGATGGTCGGCGGCGCAGAATGCAAAGTCGGCGCTCCCTATCTTGCCGGGGCCGCCGTCACGGCGGAAGTGGTGGATCACGGGCGTGGACCCAAGATCAAGGTGTTCAAGCGCTGGCGTCGTAACGACTCGCGCAAGATGCGCGGTCATCGCCAGGATTACACCACCATTCGCGTTAAGAGCATCAACGCCTAG
- the atpE gene encoding ATP synthase F0 subunit C — protein sequence MRKFLMIALNTVALLGMASMAFAANQLDASALGYTCLAAALGIGIAAFGCGIGMGLGLKGACEGVARNPDVSGKITGTMILAFAFIESLAIYALVISFILLYANPYA from the coding sequence ATGCGTAAGTTTCTGATGATCGCCCTGAACACCGTGGCCCTTCTCGGCATGGCCAGCATGGCCTTCGCCGCCAATCAGCTCGACGCCTCGGCTCTGGGTTACACCTGCCTGGCCGCCGCCCTTGGCATCGGCATTGCCGCTTTTGGTTGCGGCATCGGCATGGGTCTTGGTCTGAAGGGCGCCTGCGAAGGCGTTGCCCGCAACCCTGACGTGAGCGGCAAGATCACCGGTACCATGATTCTGGCCTTCGCCTTCATCGAATCGCTGGCCATTTACGCCCTGGTTATCAGCTTCATCCTGCTGTACGCCAACCCCTACGCGTAA
- a CDS encoding AtpZ/AtpI family protein — protein MSFKDFLKQQQTGMEAMANTGVIGLHLVSGPAVGFAIGYGIDHWFGTTPWGKLVFLFIGIAAGFLNVYRDTQALLRKIAAQDARRKGLVPEQQNATPPAGQGKTNSRAQTETDDTQP, from the coding sequence ATGTCGTTCAAGGATTTTCTTAAACAGCAGCAAACCGGCATGGAAGCCATGGCCAATACTGGGGTCATCGGATTGCATCTGGTTAGCGGCCCCGCAGTCGGGTTTGCCATTGGTTACGGCATCGACCACTGGTTTGGCACCACACCTTGGGGCAAGCTGGTTTTTCTGTTCATCGGCATTGCGGCAGGTTTTTTGAACGTCTACCGCGATACCCAGGCCCTGCTGCGCAAAATTGCCGCGCAGGACGCCCGCCGAAAAGGCCTTGTGCCGGAACAGCAAAACGCAACGCCCCCAGCGGGGCAAGGCAAGACAAACAGCCGTGCGCAGACTGAAACAGATGATACACAGCCTTGA
- the atpB gene encoding F0F1 ATP synthase subunit A, with translation MAGGLPHPVLLSTFMGMDEITIGGQMVEFKHVFYSWVCMAILFTVALIMRRRLTMVPGGLQNFFEALVDTIENFILATMGENGRKFVGLLTGMFIYIFGMNLMGLVPGLDAPTANLNTTVCMALFVLVFYNAIGLIRWKAHYIHHFTGPSKVLIPLMLPLEVVSHLSRPVSLSLRLFGNIRGEEIVMVLFFVMAPILGTLPIYALFLLGKTMQAFVFFMLTMFYIKGALEAPEH, from the coding sequence ATGGCAGGTGGTTTGCCGCATCCGGTATTGCTCTCCACATTTATGGGCATGGACGAGATCACCATCGGTGGACAGATGGTGGAATTCAAGCATGTGTTCTACTCCTGGGTCTGTATGGCCATTTTGTTCACCGTCGCGTTGATTATGCGCCGTCGGCTGACTATGGTTCCCGGAGGCCTGCAAAACTTTTTCGAAGCCTTGGTGGATACCATCGAGAACTTCATCCTAGCCACCATGGGCGAAAACGGGCGTAAGTTCGTCGGCCTGCTGACTGGCATGTTCATCTACATTTTTGGCATGAACCTCATGGGTCTGGTACCCGGCCTTGACGCCCCCACGGCCAACCTTAACACCACCGTGTGCATGGCTCTGTTCGTGCTGGTGTTCTACAACGCCATAGGTCTGATCCGCTGGAAGGCGCACTACATCCATCACTTTACCGGCCCTTCCAAGGTGCTTATTCCACTTATGCTTCCGCTTGAAGTGGTTTCGCACCTGTCGCGCCCGGTTTCTCTCTCGCTCCGTCTTTTCGGCAACATCCGCGGTGAAGAAATCGTTATGGTGCTGTTCTTCGTGATGGCTCCCATACTCGGAACCCTGCCCATCTACGCCCTGTTCCTCTTGGGCAAGACCATGCAGGCCTTCGTGTTCTTCATGCTGACCATGTTTTACATCAAGGGCGCGCTTGAAGCACCCGAGCATTAG
- the ilvD gene encoding dihydroxy-acid dehydratase, translating to MDDEARSKKMKSGLEKAPHRSLLYALGLTREEMDRPLVGVVNAASEVVPGHMHLNSLADAVKAGVRMSGGTPLQFPAIAVCDGLAMNHEGMRFSLPSREFIADSIEIMARAHAFDALVFIPNCDKCVPGMLMAMMRLNIPSVLVSGGPMLPGDIGPGKRGDLITVFEAVGKVRSGAMTEEELEYMAERACPGCGACAGMFTANSMNCLSETIGVALPGNGTIPAVSGARIRLAKTAGMRVMDLLRKNIRPLDIVTPKSVANAVAVDMALGCSTNTVLHLPAVFGEAGLKLGLDIFDEVSKKSPNLCKLSPAGKHYMVDLDNAGGIPAVMTELDKLGLINKDCMTATGKTVGENLKDMNARVLNPDVIHSVENPYSKQGGIAILRGSLAPGGAVVKQSAVAPEMMCRDVKACVFESEEDAMKAILDGKIKPGDGVVIRYEGPRGGPGMREMLSPTAAITGMGLGKDVALLTDGRFSGGTNGAAIGHISPEAADGGVIALVREGDMIHIDIPNRKLDLLVDAAELEKRRAALDVPKKDCPYPVLRRYAYLVSSAANGGRYKDI from the coding sequence ATGGATGATGAAGCACGCAGCAAAAAAATGAAATCCGGGCTGGAAAAAGCCCCCCACCGCTCCCTGCTCTATGCCCTGGGCCTCACCCGGGAAGAGATGGATCGTCCTCTGGTAGGTGTTGTGAATGCCGCCAGCGAGGTCGTGCCCGGGCACATGCACCTGAACAGCCTTGCCGATGCGGTCAAGGCCGGTGTGCGCATGTCGGGCGGCACGCCGTTGCAGTTCCCGGCCATTGCCGTATGCGACGGCCTGGCCATGAACCATGAAGGCATGCGCTTTTCGTTGCCCTCGCGTGAATTCATTGCGGACTCCATTGAAATTATGGCCCGTGCCCACGCCTTTGACGCTCTGGTGTTCATACCCAACTGCGACAAGTGCGTACCCGGCATGCTCATGGCCATGATGCGCCTCAATATTCCCTCGGTGCTCGTTTCCGGCGGCCCCATGCTGCCCGGCGACATCGGTCCCGGCAAGCGCGGCGATCTCATCACCGTGTTTGAGGCCGTGGGCAAGGTGCGCAGCGGCGCCATGACCGAGGAAGAGCTGGAATACATGGCCGAACGCGCCTGCCCCGGCTGCGGCGCGTGTGCGGGCATGTTTACGGCCAATTCCATGAACTGCCTGTCCGAAACCATCGGCGTGGCCCTGCCCGGCAACGGCACCATCCCCGCCGTGAGCGGCGCGCGCATCCGTCTGGCCAAAACCGCCGGTATGCGCGTTATGGACCTGCTGCGCAAAAACATCCGCCCGCTGGACATCGTAACGCCCAAGTCTGTGGCCAACGCCGTGGCGGTTGATATGGCCCTTGGCTGCTCCACCAATACTGTGCTGCACCTGCCCGCCGTTTTTGGCGAGGCCGGGTTGAAGCTGGGCCTGGATATTTTTGACGAAGTCAGCAAAAAAAGCCCCAACCTGTGCAAGCTCTCCCCGGCGGGCAAGCATTACATGGTCGACCTTGACAACGCTGGCGGCATCCCGGCGGTCATGACCGAGCTGGACAAGCTTGGCCTGATCAACAAGGACTGCATGACCGCAACGGGCAAGACCGTGGGCGAAAACCTCAAGGACATGAACGCCCGCGTGCTGAACCCCGACGTGATCCACAGCGTTGAAAACCCCTATTCCAAACAGGGCGGCATCGCCATTCTGCGCGGCAGCCTGGCCCCCGGCGGCGCTGTGGTAAAGCAGTCCGCCGTGGCCCCCGAGATGATGTGCCGCGACGTCAAGGCCTGCGTGTTCGAGTCGGAAGAAGACGCCATGAAGGCTATACTTGACGGCAAGATCAAACCCGGCGACGGCGTGGTCATTCGCTACGAAGGCCCGCGCGGCGGACCGGGCATGCGCGAGATGCTGTCGCCCACGGCGGCCATTACGGGCATGGGACTTGGCAAGGATGTTGCCCTGCTGACCGACGGCCGGTTCTCTGGCGGTACCAACGGCGCGGCCATCGGCCACATTTCGCCTGAGGCTGCCGACGGCGGCGTTATCGCCCTGGTGCGCGAGGGCGACATGATCCATATTGATATTCCCAACCGCAAGCTTGATTTGCTGGTAGACGCGGCCGAGCTTGAAAAACGCCGCGCCGCCCTTGACGTGCCCAAAAAAGACTGCCCTTATCCGGTGCTGCGTCGTTACGCGTACCTGGTTAGCTCGGCGGCTAACGGCGGGCGCTACAAGGATATTTAA
- a CDS encoding lipopolysaccharide biosynthesis protein, which produces MQSSTPTLARRYIFKLVANIASVPLYLAMEAILPRALGPQMYGNYSFATNLFQQLSGFLDMGTSTCFYNSLSRRQSETGLIGFYMRVTAAVFAIILLAAALLQFPFAGELLMPDVPLWLAPLAAVWAFLTWWGRVLRSMNDAVGATVSSEMVRTAVSLCTVGLLGVMFWADWLNIHTLFAQQYLMLGATALGYWLVTRSYWRQAGIPLHFHLTQDQTRAYGREFFNYSHPLFVQALLSFLLLSAERWLLQWFDGSVEQGFFALSQKVSMACFLFVSAMTPLVMRELSIAWGNNDREAMGRLLTRFAPLLYVVAAYFSCFTLAEGSALVNFFGGAQFAAATLPVQIMALYPLHQAYGQLAGSVFHATGRTKVLRNMAALECIYGFSTAWFLLAPPEYLGLGLGAVGLALKTVCVQIITVNVYLWLASRFIPLKFWRNVAHQVWSLAVLLLLAFGCRQATLLMGIGDLDSLPRFLTSGVIYTIAVGLLCLSMPAVMGFSRQELREVFIRFKKSRSHG; this is translated from the coding sequence ATGCAAAGCTCAACTCCCACCCTGGCCCGTCGCTATATTTTCAAGCTTGTGGCCAATATCGCCTCTGTCCCCCTGTATCTGGCCATGGAGGCCATTTTGCCGCGTGCGCTGGGACCGCAGATGTACGGCAACTACAGCTTTGCCACCAACCTGTTCCAGCAGCTCTCGGGCTTTCTGGACATGGGAACCTCCACCTGCTTTTACAATTCGCTCTCCCGCAGGCAGTCGGAAACCGGCCTCATTGGCTTTTACATGCGTGTTACCGCGGCGGTTTTTGCCATTATTCTACTGGCCGCCGCCCTGCTGCAGTTTCCATTTGCGGGCGAGCTGCTCATGCCCGACGTGCCGCTGTGGCTTGCGCCGCTGGCTGCCGTCTGGGCCTTTTTGACATGGTGGGGGCGCGTGCTGCGCTCCATGAACGACGCCGTGGGCGCGACGGTTTCGTCCGAGATGGTGCGCACAGCGGTTTCGCTGTGCACGGTTGGCCTGCTTGGCGTCATGTTCTGGGCAGACTGGCTGAACATACACACCCTGTTTGCCCAGCAGTATCTTATGCTGGGGGCCACGGCACTGGGCTACTGGCTGGTGACGCGCTCCTATTGGCGGCAGGCGGGCATTCCCCTGCACTTTCACCTTACGCAGGACCAGACCCGCGCCTACGGACGGGAATTTTTCAACTACAGCCACCCCCTGTTTGTGCAGGCGCTGCTCTCGTTTTTGCTGCTCTCGGCCGAGCGCTGGCTGCTGCAGTGGTTTGACGGCAGCGTGGAACAGGGATTTTTTGCCCTGTCCCAAAAGGTCAGCATGGCCTGCTTTCTTTTTGTCTCGGCCATGACGCCGCTGGTCATGCGCGAGCTTTCCATCGCCTGGGGCAACAACGACCGCGAGGCCATGGGGCGGCTGCTCACGCGCTTTGCGCCCCTGCTGTATGTGGTTGCGGCCTATTTTTCGTGCTTTACGCTGGCGGAGGGCTCCGCCCTGGTGAATTTTTTTGGCGGCGCGCAGTTTGCCGCAGCCACTCTGCCCGTGCAGATCATGGCGCTCTACCCCCTGCACCAGGCCTACGGGCAGCTGGCGGGATCGGTCTTTCACGCAACCGGGCGCACCAAGGTTTTGCGCAACATGGCGGCGCTGGAATGCATCTACGGGTTCAGCACCGCATGGTTTCTGCTTGCCCCGCCGGAATATCTTGGCCTGGGTCTGGGCGCGGTGGGCCTTGCGCTCAAGACCGTGTGCGTGCAGATCATCACCGTCAATGTGTACCTTTGGCTGGCCTCGCGCTTTATCCCCCTCAAGTTCTGGCGCAACGTGGCCCACCAGGTGTGGAGCCTCGCCGTGCTGTTGCTGCTGGCTTTTGGCTGCCGTCAGGCGACGCTGCTTATGGGTATTGGGGATCTCGACTCCCTGCCGCGCTTTCTGACGTCAGGCGTCATCTACACGATCGCTGTGGGCCTGCTGTGCCTGAGCATGCCTGCGGTCATGGGCTTTTCGCGCCAGGAGCTGCGCGAGGTTTTTATCCGCTTCAAAAAGTCGCGCTCGCACGGCTAG
- a CDS encoding class I SAM-dependent RNA methyltransferase, producing the protein MNAPTDAITVDITALSHDGRGIARLASADGQGRGAVVFVTNALPGQKVLARITRRKSSFIEAEALQLLREAPDAARPICPHHADCGGCPLQTMPYEQQLFWKRTIALDALSRIGGLNRSTLETLLGPVAPSPAAIRFRNKMEFAFGPDASRECGLMLGLRRRNGRDVVAVPECALMPAEALRMVDMVGNLAAKSGLAAYVPPDARPDSRPDSRSVAMTASRRKTNQCKQTARGNRHEPARRVPTHYYTVQQDTADPGFWRFFVLRRGLAADLRTPRWWALCITSPGDAQQRAAVRALGREVLAAFPQLYAFIHEERSTADAFAFGEKRVQTLDATGMDNPAAARLFQPLNGAYFALDATSFFQVNTAAAQVLARTAQSMLTPQAEAAPESRGLLDLYCGVGAPGLLLASDYAALLGLEQDARAVKLATINAANNGQHHCQYKAGDAAQRLERLAACGAQNMWAATRSQTTQGDNEAADAPADAAKPNTHAGTTLPSVTDALVDPPRAGLSPRALDALLRIAPERILYISCNPSTLARDAAQLRCRYRLERLAVVDLFPHTPHLETLSLWLKT; encoded by the coding sequence ATGAATGCCCCTACCGACGCTATCACTGTTGACATCACCGCCCTGTCGCACGACGGGCGCGGCATCGCTCGCCTTGCGTCTGCCGACGGGCAGGGGCGCGGCGCTGTGGTCTTTGTGACCAACGCCCTACCGGGGCAAAAGGTGCTGGCGCGCATCACGCGCCGCAAGTCTTCCTTTATAGAGGCCGAGGCGCTGCAGCTGCTGCGCGAGGCCCCGGACGCGGCCCGGCCCATCTGCCCGCACCATGCCGACTGCGGCGGTTGCCCGCTGCAAACCATGCCGTATGAACAGCAGCTTTTCTGGAAGCGCACCATAGCGCTGGACGCGCTCAGCCGCATAGGCGGGCTGAACCGCTCCACACTTGAAACCCTGCTCGGGCCGGTTGCGCCTTCTCCTGCCGCCATCCGCTTTCGCAACAAGATGGAATTTGCCTTTGGCCCAGACGCATCGCGCGAATGCGGGCTCATGCTCGGCCTGCGCAGGCGCAACGGGCGCGATGTGGTGGCCGTGCCAGAGTGCGCTCTCATGCCCGCAGAGGCCCTGCGCATGGTCGACATGGTTGGCAATCTGGCAGCCAAGAGCGGCCTTGCCGCCTATGTTCCGCCAGATGCGCGGCCAGACTCCCGGCCAGACTCCCGTTCAGTCGCAATGACAGCTTCCCGCCGCAAAACCAACCAGTGCAAACAAACGGCTCGCGGCAACCGCCATGAACCGGCCCGCCGAGTACCCACTCATTATTATACAGTGCAGCAAGACACGGCCGATCCTGGCTTCTGGCGTTTTTTTGTTTTGCGCCGGGGGCTGGCCGCAGACCTGCGTACGCCGCGCTGGTGGGCATTGTGCATCACAAGCCCCGGCGATGCACAGCAAAGGGCCGCCGTGCGCGCCCTTGGGCGCGAAGTGCTGGCGGCTTTTCCGCAACTATACGCTTTTATCCATGAGGAACGCAGCACGGCAGACGCCTTTGCCTTTGGCGAAAAGCGCGTGCAGACTCTGGATGCAACGGGAATGGACAATCCCGCAGCGGCCCGGCTATTTCAGCCACTAAATGGTGCTTATTTTGCCCTGGATGCGACCTCGTTCTTTCAGGTCAACACCGCTGCGGCGCAGGTGCTGGCCCGCACCGCCCAGAGCATGCTGACGCCCCAGGCCGAAGCCGCCCCAGAGAGCCGAGGCCTGCTTGATCTCTACTGCGGCGTTGGCGCTCCGGGCCTGTTGCTGGCGTCGGATTACGCAGCCCTGCTTGGGCTGGAGCAGGACGCCAGGGCCGTGAAACTGGCAACGATCAATGCGGCAAACAACGGTCAGCACCACTGCCAATACAAGGCAGGCGACGCGGCCCAGCGGCTGGAACGTCTTGCAGCGTGCGGCGCACAAAACATGTGGGCTGCAACGCGCAGTCAAACCACACAGGGGGATAACGAGGCAGCTGACGCGCCGGCAGATGCAGCCAAACCCAACACCCACGCAGGCACGACGCTGCCAAGCGTCACAGACGCACTGGTTGACCCCCCGAGGGCGGGGCTTTCGCCGCGCGCTCTTGACGCACTGCTGCGCATAGCGCCAGAGCGCATCCTCTATATATCGTGCAACCCGTCAACTCTGGCGCGCGACGCGGCCCAGTTGCGCTGCCGTTACAGGCTGGAGCGGCTCGCAGTGGTGGATCTTTTTCCGCACACGCCGCATCTTGAGACGCTGAGTCTCTGGCTCAAAACATAA
- the obgE gene encoding GTPase ObgE, protein MRFVDEARIQVRAGKGGHGCLSFRREKFVPRGGPDGGNGGDGGSVLLKADGRLLSLYDFRLKRLYEARNGRPGEGSQCDGKKGEDMVLHLPVGTLVFAEGPDGEELLADLSDPDTEVLVARGGRGGKGNEHFKSATMRAPRFCQPGEPGEEKSLRLELKILADAGLLGLPNAGKSTFISQVSAARPKIAAYPFTTLTPNLGVMIDEVDPDRRMVIADIPGLIEGAHEGQGLGLRFLKHVERTRFLVHILSVEDVGDEDPWAGFDLINEELRRFDAELGERHQIEVVNKIDLLTPERLADLKARARADGRDIFFISARDGIDLEPLVEELWRMRDQTASHAPILHFAEIDGDEDEEFPEIEVIYTRE, encoded by the coding sequence ATGCGATTTGTAGATGAAGCTCGAATTCAGGTGCGCGCCGGTAAGGGCGGGCACGGTTGCCTTTCGTTCCGGCGCGAAAAGTTCGTGCCGCGCGGCGGGCCGGACGGCGGCAACGGCGGCGACGGCGGTTCTGTACTGTTAAAGGCCGACGGTCGTCTGCTGTCGTTGTACGACTTTCGCCTCAAGCGTCTGTACGAGGCCCGCAATGGCCGTCCCGGCGAGGGCAGCCAGTGCGACGGCAAGAAGGGCGAAGATATGGTGCTGCACCTGCCGGTGGGCACGCTGGTGTTTGCCGAAGGCCCCGACGGCGAGGAACTGCTGGCCGACCTCAGCGACCCCGATACCGAGGTGCTGGTGGCCCGTGGCGGGCGCGGCGGCAAGGGCAACGAGCACTTCAAGTCTGCGACCATGCGCGCCCCGCGCTTTTGCCAGCCCGGCGAACCCGGCGAGGAAAAGAGTCTGCGCCTCGAGCTGAAAATTTTGGCGGACGCCGGTCTGCTGGGTCTGCCCAATGCGGGCAAATCCACGTTTATTTCGCAGGTGTCGGCGGCGCGCCCAAAAATTGCGGCCTATCCCTTCACCACGCTCACGCCCAACCTCGGCGTCATGATTGACGAGGTGGACCCTGACAGGCGCATGGTCATTGCCGACATCCCCGGTCTCATCGAAGGCGCGCACGAGGGGCAGGGCCTTGGCCTGCGCTTTCTCAAACACGTAGAACGCACGCGGTTTCTGGTGCACATCCTCAGTGTCGAGGATGTGGGCGATGAAGACCCGTGGGCGGGCTTTGACCTTATCAACGAAGAGCTGCGCCGTTTTGACGCAGAACTTGGCGAACGTCACCAGATCGAGGTGGTCAACAAGATCGATCTGCTCACGCCCGAGCGGCTGGCGGACCTCAAGGCCCGCGCCAGGGCAGACGGCCGCGACATCTTCTTTATTTCCGCGCGCGACGGTATTGACCTCGAACCGCTGGTGGAAGAACTGTGGCGTATGCGCGATCAGACCGCCAGCCACGCGCCCATCCTGCACTTTGCGGAAATAGACGGGGACGAAGATGAGGAGTTCCCCGAAATTGAAGTGATCTATACCCGCGAATAG
- the rpmA gene encoding 50S ribosomal protein L27: MAHKKAGGSSRNGRDSEGQRRGVKRFGGQKVLAGNILVRQLGTTVYPGVNVGMGRDFTLFAKVAGVVRFEKYIRKRRVHTRVHVEAAAD; this comes from the coding sequence ATGGCACATAAGAAAGCAGGCGGCTCTTCGCGCAACGGCCGCGATAGTGAAGGCCAACGCCGCGGCGTAAAGCGTTTTGGCGGTCAGAAGGTTCTGGCTGGCAATATTCTGGTGCGTCAGCTCGGCACCACCGTTTACCCTGGTGTAAACGTGGGCATGGGCAGGGATTTTACCCTGTTCGCCAAAGTGGCCGGCGTCGTGCGTTTTGAAAAGTATATCCGCAAGCGCCGCGTTCACACGCGCGTGCATGTGGAAGCGGCCGCCGACTAA
- a CDS encoding redox-sensing transcriptional repressor Rex produces the protein MVNPPKSKHIPRATIQRLATYVQVLENFSRDNVEVISSNPLADACGVNGSQVRKDLAYFGEFGIRGVGYHVKSLIAAITSSLGVDREWRMALIGVGNLGKAILNHGEFRSRGFNIVGIFDCDPFKIGEIVHGLEVHCTRDLKDMVTDLNIEIGIITTPPERAQRAAQHLMDAGITSILNFAPSRIKVPERINVEYVDFFHHLYALAFNHPQTR, from the coding sequence ATGGTTAACCCACCGAAAAGCAAACATATCCCCAGAGCGACCATCCAGCGCCTTGCGACCTATGTGCAGGTGCTTGAAAATTTTTCGCGCGACAATGTTGAGGTAATCTCCTCGAACCCCCTTGCGGACGCATGCGGCGTCAACGGCTCTCAGGTTCGCAAGGACCTTGCGTATTTCGGTGAATTTGGCATCCGCGGCGTCGGTTATCATGTCAAATCGCTTATTGCCGCAATCACCTCGTCGCTTGGCGTCGACCGCGAATGGCGCATGGCGCTTATCGGCGTCGGCAACCTGGGCAAGGCCATTCTAAACCATGGCGAATTTCGCTCTCGCGGATTCAACATCGTGGGTATTTTTGACTGCGACCCCTTCAAGATCGGCGAGATCGTCCACGGGCTCGAGGTGCACTGCACACGCGACCTCAAGGACATGGTGACCGACCTCAACATTGAAATCGGCATCATCACCACCCCGCCCGAAAGAGCGCAGAGGGCCGCGCAACACCTGATGGATGCGGGCATTACCTCCATCCTCAACTTTGCTCCCTCACGCATCAAGGTGCCTGAAAGAATCAACGTTGAATACGTGGACTTTTTCCACCACCTGTACGCGCTGGCCTTCAACCATCCCCAAACCCGCTGA
- the proB gene encoding glutamate 5-kinase translates to MAAPNEDWRQERARVLTQARVVVVKVGSAVLTDANGLCAPVLDNLAGQLAWLRNLLPGGDAVDAHPRRLVLVSSGAVAAGRAALTSRGHVVETAGLAARQAAAAVGQGQLMQAWDKVFFAHRMPTAQVLLTRDDLRARQRFLNARNTFAELLEWGVLPIVNENDTVSISELKFGDNDCLASLLVNLTGAELFINLTSASGVLAADPQKNPGAPILDHIEDVAALDLGLLCGGKTSVGTGGMYSKLLAARRAAQIGVPTLILPGREPEIITRAFAASGVCPAPEGHEPFTGGTWVCPAMHAIPRRKFWLAYQSDPAGGVHVDAGAAKALLHKGGSLLPGGVFRVEGSFQQGALIRVLHEGQSLGVGLSNYSAADLKKIMGLKRHEVAAILGDAHYPEVIHRDNLLLDAAV, encoded by the coding sequence ATGGCAGCCCCCAACGAAGACTGGCGGCAGGAACGCGCGCGCGTGCTCACGCAGGCGCGGGTTGTGGTCGTTAAGGTCGGCAGCGCTGTATTGACCGACGCCAACGGACTGTGCGCCCCCGTGCTGGATAATCTGGCCGGGCAGTTGGCGTGGCTGCGCAATCTGTTGCCGGGCGGCGATGCCGTCGATGCGCACCCCCGCAGGCTGGTGCTGGTTTCCTCCGGGGCTGTGGCTGCGGGCAGAGCCGCGCTGACCTCGCGCGGGCATGTGGTTGAAACCGCAGGTCTGGCTGCGCGTCAGGCTGCGGCCGCCGTGGGGCAGGGCCAGCTTATGCAGGCCTGGGACAAGGTTTTTTTTGCCCACCGCATGCCCACCGCCCAGGTGCTGCTGACCCGCGACGACCTGCGCGCGCGTCAGCGCTTTCTCAATGCCCGCAACACCTTTGCCGAGCTGCTGGAATGGGGCGTGCTGCCCATTGTCAATGAAAACGACACGGTCTCCATCAGCGAGCTGAAGTTCGGCGACAACGACTGTCTGGCGAGCCTGCTGGTCAACCTGACCGGGGCCGAGCTGTTCATCAATCTTACCTCTGCCTCGGGCGTTCTGGCCGCCGATCCGCAAAAAAACCCCGGCGCTCCCATTCTGGATCATATCGAGGATGTGGCGGCGCTTGATCTGGGCCTGCTTTGCGGCGGCAAAACCTCTGTGGGCACTGGCGGTATGTATTCCAAGCTTCTGGCTGCCCGTCGTGCCGCGCAGATTGGCGTGCCCACGCTGATTTTGCCAGGGCGCGAGCCAGAAATCATCACGAGGGCCTTTGCTGCCAGCGGCGTCTGCCCTGCGCCGGAAGGGCACGAGCCTTTTACCGGCGGCACATGGGTGTGCCCGGCCATGCATGCCATCCCGCGGCGCAAGTTCTGGCTGGCCTATCAGTCCGACCCGGCAGGCGGGGTGCATGTGGACGCCGGCGCGGCCAAAGCCCTGCTGCACAAGGGCGGCAGTCTGCTGCCCGGCGGGGTGTTTCGCGTCGAGGGCAGCTTTCAGCAGGGTGCGCTTATCCGCGTGTTGCACGAGGGCCAAAGCCTGGGCGTGGGGCTTTCCAACTACAGCGCCGCCGACCTGAAAAAAATTATGGGCCTGAAACGGCACGAAGTGGCCGCGATACTGGGCGACGCGCACTACCCCGAGGTTATCCACAGGGACAACCTGCTGCTGGATGCGGCGGTGTAA